The nucleotide window AGGAAAGTTTTCTATGGCACTTCCAATACCCTTAAACGTATCTACAAAGCTTTCAGCGCGCAGCATACATGGTATAAAACAGAGAGAGAAGACAAGAGATCGCTTATTATACATACTTTTCCTTTTTTTAATTTTTACTCTAGCTCAATCAGAAAATAAATTGAAAACAAATCTGCTTGTCCTAACCAAACCTACAGAAGCTTTCATCCCACCGTCGTTCGTCCCGAGTGTTTTGCCTTAGCAAAATGTATCGAGGGATATATGAAAATCAAAATTTTTTCTTGCTTCAATTCTCTTTTACCTTATCCCTCGATACAATTTCTTCGAAATCACTCGGGACGAACGACGGGGTGAGGATTTTATAAATCATTAAGAATTTCCTAATTCAAGTCTACTCTAACAACAAAACTACGTCAGGATTGTTTTTATCGGTAGTCCATTGTCCAGTTTTCCAATCGATTGCAACTTCATGAAGTCCAGGATCATAATAGAATTCTGTTTTCTTTTTTTCAATTTTCTTTTGTTCATCTCTGCTTGCCTCAACCCCATCATGGAATCGGAACCAAATAGGAAAAGCTGTTTTCGAACCGTATATATTTTGTCCCAGCGATTGGTTATCATCACAGCCAGTATAAATTGCCGTTGTTAATTCTGGCGTTGCTCCACAAAACCAACAGGTTCGTGAATCATTGATCGTTCCAGATTTACCCAGAGCTTGTCCGCCAAACCACTTTACCCCCATGACTTTTTTTAACCGCTCGATACCAAACGTCAATACTCGAGCAACCTGAGACGCAACCTTAGGATCCAAAACTTGCTGTTTTACCACTGAGCTTTTATATATTTTTTTGCCCATACTGTTTTTCACCCAACGTAAAAAATGTGGCTGCACATATTTTCCATGATTGACCATCACGTTAAAAGATCCAACCACTTCCATGACCGTTACATCAACACACCCTAAAGCTAGCGACGGATACGGTGGCATAGGAGCAGTAATATGACACCTTTTTGCAAGATCAATAACGTTTGAGACGCCAGTCTGCAGCAACGTTTTAACTGTTACCGTATTGTTGGAATGAGATAATGCATAGGCCCTGGTCATAGAACCACGAAATTTTTTGTCATGATTTTGAGGACGCCAAAGTGTCGCTGCCTGCATCAACTCAATCGGTTCATCAATCTCAACATCAGAAAAATGTAACCCTTTTTCAAGCGCTGCCCCGTACACAAACACTTTGAACACAGACCCCATTTGTCGATGTGCCTGCATTGCACGATTAAATTTCGATTGTTGAAAGTCAAAACCACCGATCATTGTTCGTATTTCTCCTGTTGCAGAGTCAATTGAAACAAGTCCTCCATCAACATCTTTATGCAGAGTCTGCTTTAAAAATTGTATGTGGTTAGTAAATGCTTTTTGACACGATTTCTGCATTTCGATATTGAGCGTTGTTGCAATAGTGAGCCCACCACTATAAAGCATTTCTTTACCAACTAAATCTTCAAGAAATATTCGTATAGTTTCTTTTAAATGCGGAGCAATGACATTGCTTTCTGGATCTTTTACGTTTAAATCTTGAGCAATCGATTGTTGGTATTGGCCCGCATTGATCATTTTAAAATCTTGCATCATGCGCAAAATCATATTGCGGCGTTTGGTTACTGCAGTTGGTGCATGTATTGGTGAATAAAACCGTGGCGAACGCATGATACTTGCAAGTGTTGCAGCTTGCTCTATCGTTACATCGGCAATATTTTTATCCCAAAATCGTTGTGCTGCTGCCTGCACTCCATAAATTCCATAACCAAAATAAACATTATTTAAATACGCTTCTAAAATCTGTTCTTTGCTCCATTGACGTTCAACCAAAATAGCATAAAGTTGTTCTTTAATTTTTCTGCTAAAAGTCTTATCTGAGTGAAAAAAAAGCAACTTTACGAGCTGCTGGGTAATGGTGCTTGCACCCTGTACTTTTTTTCCTCGATATAAATTTACAAGAATTGAACGTAAAATTCCGCGAAATGAAATTCCAGGATGTTGGAAAAAGTCTCTATCTTCAGTAACCAAGAAAGCTTGTATCAAATGCTCAGGCATTGTTTCGAGTAAAACATATTTCCGCTTATCAGATTGAAACCGTCCCCACTCATGTCCCTGCTCATCCAAAAGAATAGAAGGTTTACCCCGCATATCTTGTTGCAACGCAGAAAAATCAACCGTATGATTATGGAGAAAAAAACAGCCGAATCCCAAAAAGAAAACAGCTAAAAAGAATAATGTGAAAATTATTTTTGAAAGAAAAGTACGCATGAATAGCAATATTTTTAAATTTAAGATAAATATGTTTTACTATAACATATATTTATTTGATTTCGAAATTATGGCTGCTAGAAAAGATTTTATTAAATGAAACTTTATTTTAAAATTTTTATTAAATCACTCGCACTCATTACCCTTTTTTGTCTGCAATTGTGTCTTTTGCGCTTTGAGCACAGCCCTATCGTGCAACCACTGCTTATCGCTTACGCATACATATTGTTTACCAATGCTTCCATAGTAACCCTTGCTGCTTTGTTGTTTTTCCTTGACTGCCTAACTTTTATGTACACGGGCATGGCAGGATTAACCTTCATTTTTTTAATTCCTTTGTCATGGTTCCTGCTTAAAACAAAAAAAGATTTGTACAATAAAGTCGCTGGCCCATGCTTTCTTATTTTTTCATATGAACTTTTTTACATGGTTATATTTTTTATATTTTTAAAATACCCACTGCATCCACTTGCCCTACTTTGGGCAACGATCGTAAATTGCTGCATATTTGTCGCTATATGGCGCATTGCAAATCAGCCATTTCACGATTAAAGACCCAGGCTTCGCTTCCAGCTTCGCCGAGGCAAGCCAACAAAAAAGCCTCAATTACCACTCGTCATCCCCGACTTGATCGGGGATCCAGCATGAAAAAAGTTTTTGTCCTTATAAAACAAAAAAGCCGTAATTTCTTACGGCTTTTTTAATTCAATTTTTCAATATGATTTAGAAATCGTATTCTTCGTCTAATTCTTGGTTTGCAATGTAAGCATCTACTGCTTTAGTTGCAACAACAGCAGCAACTGCTGCAAAAACCATAGCGTAGTATGGATTGTTTCTGATTACTGCGTCTAAGCTAGATGGTGCATTTTTGATGAAAGCTGGGCAAGAAGGCAATGCAAATCTTGATGGTTTCGCTTCAGAAGGCAAAACTGCTGAGCTCATTGCTACAAGTGAAACTAAAAGTACTAATTTTTTCATGTGTTTCCTTTTAAAAAACTATTAGAAATTTCTTTGAATTTACTCTCTGGGTCTTGATCGTAGCCATATTATCAAAGAGGACCCCTTTGTCAAGAAAACAGACAAAGTATAAAAAAACAGCCCCTTAGCAAACGATTTATTGAATCGATATTTTTGACTTTAACAGATAGGTAACCCCTTTGATTTCGACATCTCTTGTGCTACACTACTAATAACTCAAAAATATAAAAGAATTGGCAGACTAGGCAATCGCTTGTAAGTTTACTTACGAGAGGAAAGTCCGGACTCCCTTCAAGCATGGTGCCTTAGGAGACCCAAAGGGTTGAAAAACCCCCAAGTTTAACTAAGGGAAGTTAGAAATAATTTACGGAAAGTGCCACAGAAAATAACCGCTTTCAATTGAAAGATTGAGAGTAAGGGTGAAAATGTGTGGTAAGAGCACACGGATTAATGTAGTAATGCATTAGTATAGGCAAACCCCACCAGGAGCAAGACAAAGTATGTAAGCAGGTCGCTTGATACCGTACTTACGGGTATGTCGCATAGATAAATGGTTGCCACTGCAAAGCAATTTGCAGCACAGAATCCGGCTTATTGTCTGCCATGTTTTTTTATATCACTCTCTTTAAGAAAAGATCGTTAGATGAAATTTTTACAGCATTTCAGTCAATTTCAAAAATATCTCCTGCCTCTCGCTCCGTTCATATGCTTTTTTCTAGGCTACGTGTTATGCAACCTGCTCATTGGCAATAAAACATACAACACTCCCCAGCTCATTGGATTATCACTTCACCAAGCTGTTGAGCAAACGTCTCCGTATCACATTACTATTCAGCTTATCGCTGAAAAAGATTGTCCAGGAGCAACCCCGGGGACAATTATTAGTCAAAAGCCATCCCCTGGTCGCTTAATAAAATCGCACCAATCAATTTTTGTAGTGATTACAAAATTACCCCAATCAGCACTTGCTCCCGAGTTTTTAGGAAAATCGCAAGAAACAATAGAGCTCATAAAAAAAGAAACTAATGTAAAGCTTAAGACGTATGGGCTACAATGCAACGCTCCAAAGGGAAGCTGCATTGGACAAATTCCACAATCAGGCCAGCCAATTGTTGATAAAAAAATTATTGCTTATACCGCTCAAGACAAGACCAATAAATATATTATGCCTGACTTGGTTTCAAAAGATCTGCTGCAGGTTGTAGAATTTTTGAAAAATCACAATTTAAACGTTCAAGTTTTTCATAAAAATCAAAAACTATCATCGCCATACAAACAAGATTTAATTATTGTTTCTCAAAAGCCACTAGCTGGCTCTATCATGAGCTTGCAAGAAAATGCAATTATTCAATTAGAAGTAAATTAAGATCCGAAGTTTTTCTTTGCTTGAACCGCTTGCTCAAGAGTTTGATGCAATAGTTCCTTGGTCAAATCTGGCCATAAACAATCTAAAAAATTAATTTCTGCATATGCTGACTGAAACGATAAAAAGTTACTTAAGCGACGCACTCCGCCAGTCCGAATAATAACTTCAGGATCTGGAATATCACCAAGCCATAAATATTTTTTAAAATTATCAATCGTTACAGTTTCTACCTTGTCTTGTATCAACCGTTGCACAGCAGCTAAAATCTCTTGCTGTCCGCCATAACACATCAAAAAATTACATTGCAGGACTGTGCATGCTTGTGTTGCAGCTTCTATTTTTAAACAAACGTTTTTCGTTTGATCAGGCAAAGAGGAAATATCTCCAACAAACCTAACCCTAACTCCCAATTTTACAAATTCTTCAATGCGTGATTGCGACTCGTCAATCAAAGCAAAAAGATATGAAATTTCAGTTTGCGACCGTTTAAAATTTTCAAGAGAAAAAGTGTACAAAGAAAGATAAGAAATTTTTTGCTCAATACAGTAGTTGATAACCATTTCAATAGTTTTTGCACCCTGTCTATGCCCTAACCAAGGAAACATCCCTTGTTTTTTTGCCCAGCGACGATTTCCATCCATAATCAAACCAAGATGAGAAATCATACTTCACCCTGCAATCGAGAAATCGTAAACCAATTTTTAAAATTAAATTGTTTAAAGCAAGTCACAGCGCTGTCAAAAGTAACGATTCCGCCTGCAATCAGCAATCGTTCACACAAAACAACCGGTATTAAACCAATCCAAATCGGTGCAGGTATGGCATGGGTGTACAACCAAACAACCGAACCAACGCCATGAGCAACAAATGATGCGCTCAAAGCACGACTGTATTTCGAGTCTTTCAAAAAATAAAGAGCCATGGGAATTAGCCAGTACAAGCTGTAACACCATGCAACTCGTCCAACGTCATGACCTACAAACAGAATCATGCTTATCGCTGGCACAACTATTGACGTTATAACCTCACGCTTTTGAAAGGCTCTGCTTGCAAAAAAAAGTGGTGTTCTATGAACTAAAAACAATAAAAGTGATGCTGTTGAAAATATACTTGTCGATAGAAAAAATAAAGATACCCAACTTAGACCATAATGTTGAGCGATAACCGGAGCAACCATGGAGGACAAAGAAAAGGTTGCGTGAACTGATCCGATAATCCAATTAAATGGTACAAGTCGAGCACAAAGAGTTAAAAAAAAGACTGGAAAAATTTTTAGATTTTTTTTCATAAAGCTTTACTTATTTTTATGATAATCTATTTCTTATCATAATTGTACTATGATCTATACCCATTGTACAGTAACACAAATTACCAATTTGATGCGAAATATCTGAGCAAGACTTAGACGTAACAAGAAAGGATTAGAAGTGAAATATAAAGCAATGATTTTTGATATGGATGGCACCATTATAACCACAGAAAGTGTGTGGGAAGAAACAACGAAGCAACTACTGAAAGCCAAAGGGAATTTAAGCGACAAAGAATGCCAAATTGTTATGCCCATGATGAAAGGAGCTTCTTTGTATGCGACATGCGCTTTCATCAAAGAAACCTTTAACACTAAAGAATCAATCGAAGAACTTATAGCTGAAAAAGAACGTCTCGCATTTGGAAGATTTTCAAAAGAAGCACAGCTTATCGAAGGCTTTGATCGCTTTCATAATAAATTGCAAACTTTAGGTCTCAAAACAGCAATTGCAACAAATGCTAATCAACGATCTGTTGATAGAATTTTAAAACATGTACCTCTCGATCAATTTTTTAAGCATCATATTTATTCAATCGACATCGTCAATAGAATGTACAAACCATTTCCTGATATTTATCTTCATGCAGCAGCACAGCTCAACATAGATCCAAAAGATTGCCTTGCTATCGAAGATTCAGCTCATGGAATTACTGCGGCAAAAGCTGCTGGTATGTTTTGCATTGGCATCAATACTGGTCTCGATCGCAATGCGATTGCTCATGCAGATCACAT belongs to Candidatus Babeliales bacterium and includes:
- a CDS encoding PBP1A family penicillin-binding protein, with translation MRTFLSKIIFTLFFLAVFFLGFGCFFLHNHTVDFSALQQDMRGKPSILLDEQGHEWGRFQSDKRKYVLLETMPEHLIQAFLVTEDRDFFQHPGISFRGILRSILVNLYRGKKVQGASTITQQLVKLLFFHSDKTFSRKIKEQLYAILVERQWSKEQILEAYLNNVYFGYGIYGVQAAAQRFWDKNIADVTIEQAATLASIMRSPRFYSPIHAPTAVTKRRNMILRMMQDFKMINAGQYQQSIAQDLNVKDPESNVIAPHLKETIRIFLEDLVGKEMLYSGGLTIATTLNIEMQKSCQKAFTNHIQFLKQTLHKDVDGGLVSIDSATGEIRTMIGGFDFQQSKFNRAMQAHRQMGSVFKVFVYGAALEKGLHFSDVEIDEPIELMQAATLWRPQNHDKKFRGSMTRAYALSHSNNTVTVKTLLQTGVSNVIDLAKRCHITAPMPPYPSLALGCVDVTVMEVVGSFNVMVNHGKYVQPHFLRWVKNSMGKKIYKSSVVKQQVLDPKVASQVARVLTFGIERLKKVMGVKWFGGQALGKSGTINDSRTCWFCGATPELTTAIYTGCDDNQSLGQNIYGSKTAFPIWFRFHDGVEASRDEQKKIEKKKTEFYYDPGLHEVAIDWKTGQWTTDKNNPDVVLLLE
- a CDS encoding HAD family phosphatase, yielding MKYKAMIFDMDGTIITTESVWEETTKQLLKAKGNLSDKECQIVMPMMKGASLYATCAFIKETFNTKESIEELIAEKERLAFGRFSKEAQLIEGFDRFHNKLQTLGLKTAIATNANQRSVDRILKHVPLDQFFKHHIYSIDIVNRMYKPFPDIYLHAAAQLNIDPKDCLAIEDSAHGITAAKAAGMFCIGINTGLDRNAIAHADHIIEMYDDLDIEALLKL
- a CDS encoding PASTA domain-containing protein translates to MKFLQHFSQFQKYLLPLAPFICFFLGYVLCNLLIGNKTYNTPQLIGLSLHQAVEQTSPYHITIQLIAEKDCPGATPGTIISQKPSPGRLIKSHQSIFVVITKLPQSALAPEFLGKSQETIELIKKETNVKLKTYGLQCNAPKGSCIGQIPQSGQPIVDKKIIAYTAQDKTNKYIMPDLVSKDLLQVVEFLKNHNLNVQVFHKNQKLSSPYKQDLIIVSQKPLAGSIMSLQENAIIQLEVN
- the uppS gene encoding polyprenyl diphosphate synthase; translated protein: MISHLGLIMDGNRRWAKKQGMFPWLGHRQGAKTIEMVINYCIEQKISYLSLYTFSLENFKRSQTEISYLFALIDESQSRIEEFVKLGVRVRFVGDISSLPDQTKNVCLKIEAATQACTVLQCNFLMCYGGQQEILAAVQRLIQDKVETVTIDNFKKYLWLGDIPDPEVIIRTGGVRRLSNFLSFQSAYAEINFLDCLWPDLTKELLHQTLEQAVQAKKNFGS